The Neospora caninum Liverpool complete genome, chromosome X genome includes a region encoding these proteins:
- a CDS encoding putative glycosyl transferase, group 1 domain containing protein produces the protein MQGERKSEAKLEEQSSEGGNREGSGDDGFDVEILTTNHDRSRCFPATVDGRLKVSVYGRFLPRSIFGKAVALCSLLRMFWLVLVIFVTGLWLSAICLSLSSVVEGRWRRKVIFNDQVAAVNPLLSLFCEKLVFYAHFPDLHLVQRDAESTRLLACLKKWYRAVLDAAEAATTGQCGLLLFNSRFTEQTYRRTFPLMRFPRHKVLYPPVDTDAADAFRRRFCRAACVASLKALPEFKDFDFSVPFVFSLNRYEKKKDLQLAIHAVARAQSGFNSRLPENALVFEELLRTALMQSGFDVLWPAAPSAQSPASKLAKAKRTQVVFVKNIDEAARQCLMAVALCLVYTPFEEHPPLPVGPVRGERARLSGRCLQFGRSPRECPSRENGKWIKTGFLCEHDARSFGDAILRLAVMQREDPPMYEEMRQNGCRHVKENFSYGQCLTGLSSPFWST, from the exons atgcaaggagagaggaagagcgaagccaAACTCGAAGAACAGAGTTCAGAAGGTGgaaaccgagaaggaagTGGCGATGACGGCTTTGATGTTGAGATTTTGACGACGAACCACGACCGCAGTCGGTGCTTCCCTGCTACAGTTGACG GCCGGCTGAAGGTCTCCGTGTACGGGCGTTTCCTCCCGCGAAGCATCTTTGGGAAGGCCGTCGCCCTCTGCTCGCTCCTCCGCATGTTCTGGCTAGTACTGGTCATCTTCGTCACAG GACTGTGGCTCTCGGCcatctgtctgtctctttcctctgttgtCGAAGGGCGATGGAGACGGAAAGTGATTTTCAACGATCAAGTGGCAGCGGTGAATCCGttgctctcgctcttctgcgaAAAG cTCGTCTTCTACGCGCACTTCCCCGATTTACACCTGGTtcagcgagacgcagagtCTACCCGCTTGCTGGCGTGCCTCAAGAAGTGGTACCGTGCCGTCCTGGACGCTGCTGAAGCGGCGACAACGGGTCAG TgtggccttcttctcttcaacTCACGCTTTACAGAGCAGACATATCGGCGAACATTTCCGTTGATGAG ATTCCCGCGCCACAAGGTGCTGTACCCGCCCGTCGACACCGACGCCGCTGATGCGTTCCGTCGCCGCTTTTGCCGAGCTGCgtgtgtcgcctctctgaAGGCACTTCCAGAATTCAAGGA CTTCGATTTCTCGGtcccgttcgtcttctcgcttaATCGctacgagaagaagaaagacctTCAACTCGCCATTCACGCTGTCGCGCGTGCGCAGA GCGGCTTCAACAGTCGACTGCCGGAGAATGCGCTGGTGTTTGAAGAGCTGCTTCGCACCGCTCTCATGCAGTCGGGTTTCGACGTCCTTTGGCCAGCGGCGCCGTCCGCGCAGAGTCCTGCCTCTAAGTTGGCAAAGGCGAAACGCACGCAAGTTGTGTTTGTGAAGAACATCGACGAGGCGGCTCGCCAGTGCCTCATGGCAGtcgccctctgtctcgtctaTACGCCCTTTGAAGAGCAC CCGCCATTGCCGGTAGGTCCCGTTAGAGGCGAACGCGCTAGGCTGTCCGGTCGTTGCCTCCAATTCGGGAGGTCCCCGCGAGAGTGTCCTTCACGGGAAAACGGTAAGTGGATCAAAACG GGGTTTCTGTGTGAGCACGATGCACGAAGTTTCGGAGACGCGATCTTGAGGCTGGCCGTTATGCAGCGAGAGGATCCTCCAATGTACGAG GAAATGCGGCAAAACGGGTGTCGCCACGTTAAGGAAAACTTCAGCTACGGTCAGTGTCTCACcggcctctcgtctccgttttggTCCACAtag